A window from Pseudomonas alloputida encodes these proteins:
- the polA gene encoding DNA polymerase I — protein MSQAPLVLVDGSSYLYRAFHALPPLTTSKGMPTGAVKGVLNMLKSLRKQYPDSLFAVVFDAKGGTFRDAMFAEYKANRPSMPDDLRVQIEPLHASVKALGYPLLCVEGVEADDVIGTLARSSAALGRPVIISTGDKDMAQLVDGHITLVNTMTGSVLDVAGVHEKFGVGPEHIIDFLALMGDKVDNIPGVPGVGEKTAVGLLTGIGGGLSDLYANLDKVPALAIRGAKTLPAKLEEHRDAAFLSYELATIKVDVPLDVEVEALVCGEPDREALLALYTEMEFKSWVAELQRDAAKAGDDVAPAVEPAVKVEAKYETILDQARFDAWLEKLRQAPLFAFDTETTGLDAQQAQLVGLSFAVEPHEAAYVPLAHDYEGAPVQLDREAVLLALKPLLEDPAKAKVGQNAKYDINILANGSPAIEMRGVAYDTMLESYVLNSTATRHDMDSLAQKYLDHTTIAFEDIAGKGAKQLTFNQINLDKAGPYAAEDADITLRLHHALQARLAQTPSVQPVLMDIEMPLVPVLARIERQGALVDAELLKVQSGELGVKMAELELRAYELAGETFNLGSPKQLGTILYDKLGMPVLSKTAKGQPSTAEAVLDELALQGYPLPEVLMQYRSLSKLKSTYTDKLPGQINPRTGRIHTSYQQAVAATGRLSSSDPNLQNIPIRTAEGRRIRQAFIASPGYKLLAADYSQIELRIMAHLAKDEGLLHAFRNDLDVHRATAAEVFGVALEDVTTDQRRSAKAINFGLIYGMSAFGLAKQIGVDRKQSQDYIDRYFARYPGVLAYMERTRAQAAEQGFVETLFGRRLYLPDINAKNPALRKGAERTAINAPMQGTAADIIKRAMVKVDNWLSESGLDARVILQVHDELVLEVREDLVQQVKDEIRQHMSQAAQLDVPLLVEAGVGANWDEAH, from the coding sequence CGCTGACCACGTCCAAGGGCATGCCGACCGGTGCGGTGAAGGGTGTGCTGAACATGCTCAAGAGCCTGCGCAAGCAATATCCCGACAGCCTGTTCGCCGTGGTGTTCGACGCCAAGGGCGGCACTTTCCGCGATGCCATGTTCGCTGAGTACAAGGCCAACCGCCCCAGCATGCCGGATGACCTGCGGGTACAGATCGAGCCGCTGCACGCCAGCGTCAAGGCGCTGGGCTACCCGCTGCTGTGCGTGGAGGGTGTCGAGGCTGACGACGTGATCGGCACCCTGGCGCGCAGCAGTGCCGCCCTGGGTCGCCCGGTGATCATCTCGACCGGTGACAAGGACATGGCGCAACTGGTGGACGGGCACATTACCTTGGTCAACACCATGACCGGAAGCGTGCTGGACGTGGCTGGCGTGCACGAGAAATTCGGCGTCGGCCCGGAACACATTATCGACTTCCTGGCCCTGATGGGTGACAAGGTCGACAACATCCCCGGCGTGCCGGGCGTGGGCGAAAAAACGGCGGTGGGGCTGTTGACCGGCATCGGCGGCGGTCTCAGCGACCTTTACGCCAACCTGGACAAAGTGCCAGCGCTGGCCATTCGCGGCGCCAAGACCTTGCCGGCCAAGCTGGAGGAGCACCGCGACGCGGCATTCCTGTCCTACGAACTGGCCACCATCAAGGTTGACGTGCCGCTGGATGTGGAGGTCGAGGCGCTGGTGTGCGGTGAACCTGACCGCGAGGCGCTGCTGGCGTTGTACACCGAGATGGAGTTCAAGAGCTGGGTCGCCGAATTGCAGCGCGATGCGGCCAAGGCCGGTGACGATGTTGCCCCGGCCGTGGAGCCTGCGGTCAAGGTCGAGGCCAAATACGAAACCATTCTCGACCAGGCCCGTTTCGACGCCTGGCTGGAGAAGCTGCGCCAGGCACCGCTGTTTGCCTTCGACACCGAGACCACCGGCCTGGACGCCCAGCAGGCGCAGTTGGTCGGCCTGTCCTTCGCAGTCGAGCCGCATGAAGCGGCCTATGTGCCGCTGGCCCACGATTACGAAGGCGCGCCGGTCCAGCTGGACCGCGAGGCCGTGCTGCTGGCGCTGAAACCACTGCTGGAGGACCCGGCCAAGGCCAAGGTCGGGCAGAACGCCAAGTACGACATCAACATCCTCGCCAATGGCTCCCCCGCCATCGAGATGCGCGGTGTGGCCTACGACACCATGCTCGAGTCGTACGTGCTGAACTCCACCGCCACCCGTCATGACATGGACAGCCTGGCGCAGAAGTACCTCGACCACACCACGATCGCCTTCGAGGACATCGCCGGCAAGGGTGCCAAGCAGCTTACCTTCAACCAGATCAACCTGGACAAGGCCGGCCCCTACGCCGCCGAGGACGCCGACATCACCCTGCGCCTGCACCATGCATTGCAGGCCCGCCTGGCACAGACGCCGAGCGTGCAACCGGTGCTGATGGATATCGAGATGCCGCTGGTGCCGGTGCTGGCCAGGATCGAGCGCCAGGGTGCACTGGTCGATGCCGAGCTGTTGAAAGTACAGAGCGGTGAGCTGGGCGTGAAGATGGCTGAGCTGGAGCTGCGTGCCTACGAGCTCGCCGGTGAGACGTTCAACCTCGGCTCGCCCAAGCAGCTGGGCACGATCCTTTACGACAAGCTGGGCATGCCGGTGTTGAGCAAGACCGCCAAGGGCCAGCCATCCACCGCCGAAGCAGTGCTCGACGAACTGGCCTTGCAAGGCTACCCGCTGCCAGAGGTGCTGATGCAGTACCGCAGCCTGAGCAAGCTCAAGAGCACCTACACCGACAAGTTACCGGGGCAGATCAACCCGCGCACCGGGCGTATCCACACGTCCTACCAGCAGGCCGTGGCGGCCACCGGCCGGTTGTCGTCGAGCGACCCGAACTTGCAGAACATCCCGATCCGCACCGCTGAAGGGCGGCGTATCCGCCAGGCGTTCATCGCCAGTCCGGGTTACAAGCTTCTGGCGGCGGACTATTCACAGATCGAGCTGCGTATCATGGCCCACCTGGCCAAGGACGAAGGCTTGCTGCATGCCTTCCGCAATGACCTGGACGTGCACCGCGCCACAGCAGCCGAAGTGTTCGGTGTGGCCCTGGAAGACGTGACCACCGACCAGCGCCGCAGCGCCAAGGCCATCAACTTCGGCCTGATCTACGGCATGAGCGCCTTTGGCCTGGCCAAGCAGATCGGCGTCGACCGCAAGCAGTCACAGGACTATATCGACCGCTACTTTGCCCGCTACCCAGGCGTGCTGGCCTACATGGAGCGCACCCGCGCCCAGGCGGCCGAGCAAGGCTTTGTCGAAACCCTGTTTGGCCGCCGCCTGTACTTGCCAGACATCAATGCCAAGAACCCTGCCCTGCGCAAGGGCGCCGAGCGCACGGCGATCAACGCCCCGATGCAGGGTACTGCTGCCGACATCATCAAGCGGGCCATGGTCAAGGTAGATAACTGGTTGAGCGAGAGCGGGCTGGATGCCCGGGTGATCCTGCAGGTGCACGACGAACTGGTGCTTGAAGTACGCGAGGACCTGGTGCAGCAGGTGAAAGATGAAATTCGCCAGCACATGAGCCAGGCCGCGCAGCTGGATGTGCCGCTGCTTGTCGAAGCAGGCGTTGGTGCGAATTGGGACGAAGCTCACTGA
- the yihA gene encoding ribosome biogenesis GTP-binding protein YihA/YsxC, giving the protein MQVKNPILGLCQKAKFALSAAKVEQCPDDQGYEVAFAGRSNAGKSSALNTLTHASLARTSKTPGRTQLLNFFSLDDERRLVDLPGYGYAKVPIPLKQHWQKHLEAYLGSRECLRGVILMMDVRHPMTDFDKMMLDWAKASSMPMHILLTKADKLTHGAGKNTLLKVQSEIRKGWGDGVTIQLFSAPKRLGVEDAYRVLADWMELEDKPVV; this is encoded by the coding sequence ATGCAAGTCAAGAACCCCATCCTCGGCCTCTGCCAGAAAGCCAAATTCGCCCTCAGCGCAGCCAAGGTCGAACAATGCCCGGACGACCAGGGTTACGAGGTGGCTTTTGCCGGCCGTTCCAACGCCGGCAAATCCAGCGCCCTCAATACCCTGACCCATGCCAGCCTGGCGCGTACCTCGAAGACTCCCGGGCGCACCCAGCTGTTGAATTTCTTCAGTCTGGACGATGAACGGCGTTTGGTCGACCTGCCGGGCTATGGTTATGCAAAAGTCCCGATTCCGCTCAAGCAGCACTGGCAGAAACACCTGGAAGCCTACCTGGGCAGCCGTGAGTGCCTGCGTGGCGTGATCCTGATGATGGACGTGCGTCACCCGATGACCGACTTCGACAAGATGATGCTCGACTGGGCCAAGGCCAGCAGCATGCCGATGCACATCCTGCTGACCAAGGCCGACAAGCTGACCCACGGCGCCGGCAAGAACACATTGCTGAAAGTGCAGTCGGAAATCCGCAAGGGCTGGGGGGATGGCGTGACCATCCAGCTGTTCTCGGCACCCAAGCGCCTGGGCGTGGAAGACGCCTACCGTGTGCTGGCGGACTGGATGGAACTGGAAGACAAGCCGGTCGTTTAG
- a CDS encoding c-type cytochrome — MAKWLLAVGMFLPFFSAQATQDPEVLYNRTCAACHTGQLPQAPRRGDRAAWEPRLAQGMDVLVKHVTQGFKAMPPRGLCMDCSAEDYRLVILWMSGSPDT; from the coding sequence ATGGCGAAATGGCTGCTTGCTGTCGGTATGTTCCTGCCGTTTTTCAGCGCACAGGCTACACAGGATCCCGAGGTGTTGTACAACCGCACGTGTGCGGCCTGTCACACCGGGCAGTTGCCACAGGCACCCAGACGGGGTGACCGGGCAGCATGGGAGCCAAGGCTGGCGCAAGGCATGGATGTACTGGTGAAGCACGTGACCCAGGGTTTCAAGGCTATGCCGCCGCGTGGATTGTGCATGGACTGCAGTGCCGAGGACTACCGTTTGGTCATCCTTTGGATGAGCGGCAGTCCCGATACATAA
- a CDS encoding c-type cytochrome, translated as MNKLVVSLLLTLGVAGAATAAQPIKGDAAAGQAKTAVCGACHNPDGNSLAPNFPKLAGQGQRYLEKQLHDIKSGKRTVLEMTGMLAAFSDQDLADIAAYFSSQKGSVGAADPKLVERGRALFNGGDLEKGMPACTGCHSPNGAGIALAGFPHLGGQHSQYVAKQLTDFREGNRTNDGDAMTMRTIAGKLSNHDIEALASYIQGLH; from the coding sequence ATGAACAAACTAGTCGTGAGTCTGCTGTTGACCTTGGGTGTCGCTGGTGCGGCCACTGCTGCGCAACCTATCAAAGGCGATGCCGCCGCTGGCCAGGCCAAGACCGCCGTGTGTGGCGCCTGCCACAATCCCGACGGCAACAGCCTGGCACCGAACTTCCCGAAACTGGCCGGCCAAGGCCAGCGCTATCTCGAAAAACAACTTCACGATATCAAGTCGGGCAAGCGTACCGTGCTGGAAATGACCGGCATGCTGGCCGCATTCAGCGACCAGGATCTGGCCGATATCGCCGCCTACTTCTCCAGCCAAAAAGGCAGCGTGGGGGCCGCCGATCCCAAGCTGGTCGAGCGCGGCCGCGCGTTGTTCAATGGCGGCGACCTGGAAAAGGGCATGCCGGCCTGCACTGGCTGCCACTCGCCCAACGGCGCGGGCATCGCCCTGGCCGGCTTCCCGCACCTGGGCGGGCAACACTCGCAGTACGTGGCCAAGCAGCTCACTGACTTCCGCGAAGGCAACCGCACCAACGATGGCGATGCCATGACCATGCGCACCATCGCTGGCAAGCTGAGCAACCATGACATCGAAGCGTTGGCCAGCTACATCCAGGGCCTGCATTAA
- the dsbA gene encoding thiol:disulfide interchange protein DsbA → MRKLILSAALVAASVFGMTAVQAAEPVAGKEYIELSNPVPVSVPGKIEVVELFWYGCPHCYHFEPTINPWAEKLPKDVNFKRVPAMFGGPWDAHGQMFLTLEAMGVEHKVHAAVFDAIQNQHKRLTDKNEMADFLATQGVDKDKFLATFDSFAIKGQVKQAKELAKKYEITGVPSLVVNGKYRFDLGTAGGPEGVLNVADQLIDKERAAK, encoded by the coding sequence ATGCGTAAACTGATTCTCAGCGCTGCGCTGGTCGCCGCCAGCGTATTCGGTATGACTGCCGTTCAGGCTGCCGAGCCTGTCGCCGGCAAGGAATACATCGAGCTGAGCAACCCTGTTCCGGTTTCCGTGCCTGGCAAGATCGAAGTCGTCGAGCTGTTCTGGTACGGCTGCCCACACTGCTACCACTTCGAGCCGACCATCAACCCTTGGGCTGAAAAGCTGCCGAAGGACGTCAACTTCAAGCGCGTACCGGCCATGTTCGGTGGCCCGTGGGATGCACACGGCCAGATGTTCCTGACCCTCGAAGCCATGGGCGTCGAGCACAAGGTTCATGCTGCGGTGTTCGATGCCATCCAGAACCAGCACAAGCGTCTGACCGATAAGAACGAGATGGCCGACTTCCTCGCCACTCAAGGTGTGGACAAGGACAAGTTCCTCGCCACCTTCGACTCGTTCGCCATCAAGGGCCAGGTCAAACAGGCCAAGGAATTGGCGAAGAAGTATGAGATCACCGGCGTACCGAGCCTGGTCGTCAACGGCAAGTACCGCTTCGACCTGGGGACTGCCGGCGGACCGGAAGGCGTGCTGAATGTCGCCGACCAGCTGATCGACAAGGAGCGCGCTGCCAAGTAG